The nucleotide window GGACGATGGCGTCGAATCGCTCCTTCTCCACCTCGCGGGCCGAGGCGGCGGCGACGTTGGCCGCGGTGCGGTAGGTCTCTTCGCGTGTCTCGTCGAGTTCGCGCCCGGTCCGGGTGGCCACCAGCACCACCGCGAGGAAGACGCCGGTGAACATCAGCGACCACAGGATCTCCACCGGCGCGTCGGAGGTCACCTCGCCGAACCGGCCGAGCTGCTGCGAGAGATGCGCGAGGGTCGAGGACGCGACGAGACCGAGCACGGCCAGACGCGGGTGCACGAGCATCAGGACCATGCTCGGCATGCCGCAGAAGGCGACCATCCACTGGGCCGTGCCACCCGGATCCGCCAGCGTCGAGCCGTTCCATGCGACGAACCACAACCCGAGCCCGAGGATGTAACCGACCCACGACGTCAGCGCCAGCGGCGTGAGCCATGCCGTGCCCGGCCGAAAGGTCGCCGCGATCAACAGGATTCCGGGTCCGACCGACAGCAGGATGCTCAACGGTGGCCACCAGGCGTCGGTGAGCGGCGCCGAGGCGAGAATCGCCGCCACGGAGACCACCGGGTAACCGATGAAACCCAGACCCAGGAACCGTGCCCCCACCCGGCGAACGCGATCCAGGTCCGGCTCCGCCGAGTCGGATTCGAATGCCCGCCGGACCCAGGCGGGTCGTGCGCGGGATTCGGCTGTCGCGAGATCGGTGGTGGGCATCGCATCTCACCCTCACACCGTTCGGCTCAGCCGGTCAATCCCCCGTTGAGACCACCCTTCGTGACGCTCCTCCGCAGGCTCCGGAGCTCCTCAGGGATCGTGGGCCGACCTCCGCAGGCTCCAGAGCTCCTCAGGGATCGGCCAGACGACAAGCGGCCCGCTCCCCAGGGGGAACGGGCCGGTGTCGGTAGATCTCGTTGGGAGAAGGCCTACTTGGCCTTCTCCAGCACCTCGACGAGACGCCAGTGCTTGGTCGCCGACAGCGGGCGGGTCTCCATGATCCGCACACGGTCGCCGACGCCGGCATCGCCGTTCTCGTCGTGGGCCTTGACCTTGCTCGTGGTCCGGATGATCTTGCCGTAGAGCTTGTGGCTCTTACGATCTTCCAGCTCGACCACGATGGTCTTCTGCATCTTGTCGCTGACCACGTAGCCGATGCGCTCCTTGCGGCGTGCGCGCTCCTCGGTCTGGGTTTCGGTCACCTTCTGGTCCTCACTCATGCGTCATCACCATCCGGTCCGGACGCCAGGCCCAGCTCCCGCTCACGCATCACGGTGTAGATGCGCGCGATCTCGCGACGCACGGTCCGCAGGCGACGGTTGTTGTCGAGCTGGCCGGTGGCCATCTGGAACCGAAGGTTGAACAGTTCTTCCTTCGACTCTTTCAGGCGATCGACCAGATCAGCGTCGTTGAGCTCACGAAGCTCGTTCGCAGCAACTCCGAGTGCCATCAGAACTGCTCCTCTCTGGTCACGATCCTGGTCTTGATGGGGAGCTTGTGCTGCGCGCGACGCAGGGCCTCGCGAGCGATCTCCTCATTCGGGTAGGTCATCTCGAACAGCACGCGACCCGGCTTGACCGGGGCGACCCACCACTCGGGCGAACCCTTACCCGAACCCATGCGGGTTTCGGCCGGCTTCTTGGTCAGCGGGCGGTCCGGGAAGATGTTGATCCAGACCTTGCCGCCACGCTTGATGTGCCGGTTGATCGCGATACGAGCGGACTCGATCTGACGGTTGGTGATGTACGCGCCTTCCAGAGCCTGGATGCCGTAATCGCCGAACGTCACCTTGGTGCCGCCCTTGGCCTGCCCCTTGAGGCTGGGGTGGTGCTGCTTGCGGTGCTTGACCCGACGGGGGATCAACATGGCCTAGCCCTCCTGCTTCTCAGCCGCACCAGCGGTGGCCTCGGCGGGAGCGGCCTCGGCCGCGCGAGCGGCGTCGGTGCTCGTCGCAGTGGTGCCCGAGGCACCGCTACGCCGGGGCCGGCTGGGCCGGCGCGGACGGCGATCCTCGGCCGCCGGAGCGGCCGCGGCCAGCTCACGACGTCCACCGACGATGTCGCCCTTGTAGATCCACACCTTCACGCCGATCCGGCCGAAGGTGGTCTTGGCTTCGTAGAGTCCGTAGTCGATGTCGGCGCGCAGCGTGTGCAGCGGCACGCGACCCTCGCGGTAGAACTCACTGCGGCTCATCTCTGCGCCGCCCAGACGACCCGAGCACTGGACCCGGATGCCCTTCACGTTCGGCTGACGCATCGCCGACTGGATCGCCTTGCGCATCGCGCGGCGGAACGCCACACGGTTGCTCAGCTGCTCGGCGACGCCCTGGGCCACCAGCTGGGCCTCGGACTCGGCGTTCTTGACCTCGAGGATGTTCAGCTGGACCTGCTTGCCGGTCAGCTTCTCCAGGTCGCCGCGGATGCGATCGGCCTCGGCGCCACGGCGACCGATGACGATGCCCGGACGCGCGGTGTGGATGTCGACGCGAACCCGGTCACGGGTGCGCTCGATCTCCACCTTCGCGATGCCGGCCCGCTCGAGCCCCGTGGAGAGGAGCTTGCGGATGGCGACATCCTCTTTGACGTAGTCCGCGTACTGCTTGTCGGCGTACCACCGCGACTTCCAGTCGGTGGTGATGCCCAGACGGAAGCCGTGCGGGTTGATTTTCTGGCCCACTGTCTAGGCTCCCTTCTTCTTCGGCTGACGCGAACGGCCACGGCCGCCGGCTGCCTTCTCCGGCAAGCTCTCCACGACCACGGTGATGTGGCTGGTGCGCTTGCGGATACGGAACGCGCGACCCTGTGCGCGCGGCTGGAAGCGCTTGAGGGTCGGACCCTCATCGGCGAACGCGGTGGCGACGACCAGGGTCCGGCGATCCAGATCCAGGTTGTTCTCCGCGTTGGCGACGGCACTTGCCAGGACCTTGTACACGGGCTCGGACGCCGACTGCGGGGCGAACCGCAGGATGTCGAGGGCCTCGTCCACGTTCTTGCCGCGGACCAGGTCCAGGACACGACGAGCCTTCATCGGCGTGACGCGCACGAACTTGGCGGTCGCCTTTGCTGTCGGATTATCGGTCTGCGTAGTCATTACCGGCGCTTCGCTTTCCGGTCATCCTTGATGTGACCCTTGAAGGTACGGGTGGGGGCGAACTCGCCCAGCTTGTGCCCGACCATCGAATCCGAGATGAACACCGGCACGTGCTTGCGTCCGTCGTGGACGGCAAAGGTGTGACCGATGAAGTCGGGAATGATGGTCGAACGACGGGACCAGGTCTTGATGACCTGCTTGGTGCCCTTCTCGTTCTGGACATCCACCTTCTTCAGGAGGTGGTCGTCGACGAACGGGCCCTTCTTGAGGCTGCGTGGCATTCTCTTACCTCCTCCTGTTATCGCTTGTTCTTGCCGGTACGACGGCGACGGACGATCAGCTTGTCGCTGGCCTTGTTCTTGCGGGTGCGGCCCTCGGGCTTACCCCACGGGCTGACCGGGTGGCGACCACCGGAGGTCTTGCCCTCACCACCACCGTGCGGGTGGTCGACGGGGTTCATCACGACACCGCGGACGGTCGGGCGCTTGCCCTTCCAGCGCATACGGCCGGCCTTGCCCCAGTTGATGTTGCTCTGCTCGGCGTTGCCCACCTCGCCGACGGTGGCGCGGCAGCGCACGTCGACGCGACGGATCTCGCCGGAGGGCATACGCAGGGTGGCGTAGCTGCCTTCCTTGCCCAGCAGCTGGATCGACGAACCCGCACTGCGGGCCATCTTCGCGCCGCCGCCCGGGCGCAGCTCCACGGCGTGGACCTGGGTACCGGTCGGGATGTTGCGCAGCGGCAGGTTGTTGCCGGGCTTGATGTCGGCGGTCGAGCCGCTCTCGACGACGTCGCCCTGCTTCAGGCCCTTGGGCGCGATGATGTAGCGCTTCTCGCCGTCGACGTAGTGCAGCAACGCGATCCGCGCGGTGCGGTTCGGGTCGTACTCGATGTGAGCGACCTTGGCGTTGATGCCGTCCTTGTCGTTACGACGGAAGTCGATCAGACGGTAGGCACGCTTGTGGCCGCCACCCTTGTGACGAGTGGTGATGCGGCCGTGAGCGTTTCGGCCACCACGCCCGTGCAGCGGACGCACCAGCGACTTCTCCGGGTGGTCACGGGTGACCTCGGCGAAGTCGGAGCCGCTGGCCCCACGACGACCCGGGGTCGTCGGCTTGTACTTACGAATAGCCATGAGTCTCTAGTCCTTCTCGAAGGCCCCGGTCAGCTGACCGAGCCCCCGAAGATCTCGATGGGCTTGCTGTCTGCGGTCAGCGACACGATGGCGCGCTTGGTGGACTTGCGCTGGCCGTAGCCGGAGCGGGTCCGCTTGCGCTTGCCCTGTCGGTTCGCGGTGTTGACGCTGGCAACACTGACGCCGAAGATCTTCTCGATCGCGATCTTGATCTCGGTCTTGTTGGACTCCGGGTGCACCAGGAAGGTGTACACGTTGTCCTCCATGAGCCCGTAGGACTTCTCCGAGATCACGGGCGCCAGGATGATGTCGCGCGGGTCGGCAATGGTCGACATGTCAGGCCTCCTCTGCTGTCTTCTCGACGGCAGCCTTGGCATCCGCCGTGTTCTGCTCGATGAAGGCATTGAGCGTCTCGACGCTGAACACCACCTCGTCCGAGTCGAGGACGTCGTAGGTGTTGAGCTGATCCGGCGCGATCGGCAGCACGTTCTGCAGGTTCGCCACGCTCAGCCACGCCGTCAGGTCCTCGCGGCCGAGGACGACCAGGAACTTGCGACGATCGGAGAGGCTCTCCAGGAACTGGCGCGCCGACTTGGTCGAGGGCTGCTGCCCCGAGACCAGTTCGGTGATCACGTGGATGCGCTCGTTGCGAGCGCGGTCGCTCAGCGCACCGCGCAGGGCGGCCGCCTTCATCTTCTTCGGTGTGCGCTGGCTGTAGTCGCGCGGCTGCGGGCCGTGGACGGTGCCACCACCGGTGAACTGCGGCGCGCGGTTCGAGCCCTGACGCGCACGGCCGGTGCCCTTCTGGCGGTACGGCTTGGCGCCACCGCCGCGGACCTCGCCGCGGGTCTTGGTGGAGTGCGTGCCCTGGCGTGCCGCGGCCTGCTGGGCCACGACGACCTGGTGCATCAGCGCGATGTTGGCCGGGGCGTCGAAGAGTGCGGCGGGCAGGTCAACGGTTCCGTTGGTCTTGCCGTCGGCGGTCTTGACGT belongs to Gordonia sp. KTR9 and includes:
- the rplD gene encoding 50S ribosomal protein L4: MSTETATKLTLDVKTADGKTNGTVDLPAALFDAPANIALMHQVVVAQQAAARQGTHSTKTRGEVRGGGAKPYRQKGTGRARQGSNRAPQFTGGGTVHGPQPRDYSQRTPKKMKAAALRGALSDRARNERIHVITELVSGQQPSTKSARQFLESLSDRRKFLVVLGREDLTAWLSVANLQNVLPIAPDQLNTYDVLDSDEVVFSVETLNAFIEQNTADAKAAVEKTAEEA
- the rplV gene encoding 50S ribosomal protein L22; this translates as MTTQTDNPTAKATAKFVRVTPMKARRVLDLVRGKNVDEALDILRFAPQSASEPVYKVLASAVANAENNLDLDRRTLVVATAFADEGPTLKRFQPRAQGRAFRIRKRTSHITVVVESLPEKAAGGRGRSRQPKKKGA
- the rpsC gene encoding 30S ribosomal protein S3, with product MGQKINPHGFRLGITTDWKSRWYADKQYADYVKEDVAIRKLLSTGLERAGIAKVEIERTRDRVRVDIHTARPGIVIGRRGAEADRIRGDLEKLTGKQVQLNILEVKNAESEAQLVAQGVAEQLSNRVAFRRAMRKAIQSAMRQPNVKGIRVQCSGRLGGAEMSRSEFYREGRVPLHTLRADIDYGLYEAKTTFGRIGVKVWIYKGDIVGGRRELAAAAPAAEDRRPRRPSRPRRSGASGTTATSTDAARAAEAAPAEATAGAAEKQEG
- the rplW gene encoding 50S ribosomal protein L23 yields the protein MSTIADPRDIILAPVISEKSYGLMEDNVYTFLVHPESNKTEIKIAIEKIFGVSVASVNTANRQGKRKRTRSGYGQRKSTKRAIVSLTADSKPIEIFGGSVS
- the rplB gene encoding 50S ribosomal protein L2, which produces MAIRKYKPTTPGRRGASGSDFAEVTRDHPEKSLVRPLHGRGGRNAHGRITTRHKGGGHKRAYRLIDFRRNDKDGINAKVAHIEYDPNRTARIALLHYVDGEKRYIIAPKGLKQGDVVESGSTADIKPGNNLPLRNIPTGTQVHAVELRPGGGAKMARSAGSSIQLLGKEGSYATLRMPSGEIRRVDVRCRATVGEVGNAEQSNINWGKAGRMRWKGKRPTVRGVVMNPVDHPHGGGEGKTSGGRHPVSPWGKPEGRTRKNKASDKLIVRRRRTGKNKR
- the rpmC gene encoding 50S ribosomal protein L29; this encodes MALGVAANELRELNDADLVDRLKESKEELFNLRFQMATGQLDNNRRLRTVRREIARIYTVMRERELGLASGPDGDDA
- the rpsS gene encoding 30S ribosomal protein S19; translation: MPRSLKKGPFVDDHLLKKVDVQNEKGTKQVIKTWSRRSTIIPDFIGHTFAVHDGRKHVPVFISDSMVGHKLGEFAPTRTFKGHIKDDRKAKRR
- the rplP gene encoding 50S ribosomal protein L16, yielding MLIPRRVKHRKQHHPSLKGQAKGGTKVTFGDYGIQALEGAYITNRQIESARIAINRHIKRGGKVWINIFPDRPLTKKPAETRMGSGKGSPEWWVAPVKPGRVLFEMTYPNEEIAREALRRAQHKLPIKTRIVTREEQF
- the rpsQ gene encoding 30S ribosomal protein S17 — translated: MSEDQKVTETQTEERARRKERIGYVVSDKMQKTIVVELEDRKSHKLYGKIIRTTSKVKAHDENGDAGVGDRVRIMETRPLSATKHWRLVEVLEKAK
- a CDS encoding sensor histidine kinase, coding for MPTTDLATAESRARPAWVRRAFESDSAEPDLDRVRRVGARFLGLGFIGYPVVSVAAILASAPLTDAWWPPLSILLSVGPGILLIAATFRPGTAWLTPLALTSWVGYILGLGLWFVAWNGSTLADPGGTAQWMVAFCGMPSMVLMLVHPRLAVLGLVASSTLAHLSQQLGRFGEVTSDAPVEILWSLMFTGVFLAVVLVATRTGRELDETREETYRTAANVAAASAREVEKERFDAIVHDRVIASLLAVRPGRPDDRLAAQAASALEELARVPGPDDPVAASEVEVIRRIRSAAADVSERFDVEVVDGDADGDDGWPEAVSYPVEVLDAVVEAMSEALRNVAGHAGDDAECAVIVQLGPDSLSMAVVDNGVGFDPDAVAAGRLGIAVSIRGRLARLPGGHARVQSRAGRGTTVQILWERP